One Notolabrus celidotus isolate fNotCel1 chromosome 16, fNotCel1.pri, whole genome shotgun sequence DNA window includes the following coding sequences:
- the LOC117827671 gene encoding ATPase inhibitor B, mitochondrial-like, with protein sequence MSRFLPRANLRRCIASQIRMASDQLGEFGKGAGKGGGGGGSIREAGGAFGKRQVAEEERYFRQKEKEQMEALRKHHSEEIEHHKKEIERLQREIERHQGKIRKLKHDD encoded by the exons ATGTCAAGGTTTCTCCCAAGAGCAAACTTAAGGAGATGCATCGCCTCTCAGATTAGAATGGCATCTGACCAG CTTGGAGAGTTTGGCAAAGGAGCAGGcaaaggtggaggtggaggtggctCCATCAGAGAGGCAGGTGGTGCGTTTGGAAAGCGACAAGTGGCAGAGGAGGAGCGATACTTCAG GCAGAAGGAGAAGGAGCAGATGGAGGCGCTGAGGAAGCATCATTCAGAGGAGATTGAGCACCACAAAAAGGAGATTGAGCGCCTACAGAGGGAGATTGAGCGCCACCAGGGCAAAATCAGAAAGCTGAAACATGATGATTAA